TTGATTGTGATCATTATGTTGAACCAGGATGACTTCTTACCACGGACAGCCACACCCTTGGAAGACATTTTCAAGTCACTTTTCTGGTATGATTACGTCTTATCCTCTGTCTTCGACTGTTTCTTTAAGCTGATGGATAATAAAGATAATACTAGAGTGCAGAACAAGATAGAAACTAGAATTCCCTTTACAATATCATTTTGTGTTGCTAATATATATCACTAGTCACTGCACCATCAAACTGTTGAATCTGAGGAAGGGGTTAATGGAAACTTTACTTTAAGTAGTGGGCAGACTAATATAGTTAAGTGATGACATCAGTTTTCTGCTTTACGTATCTGGATTTTCACTGTATTCTTATAGTTGGATTCTATTTTACAGTTTGCCGTGCCTACTATGCCTACGATGTATGCGGGACACATGTATACCTGAGGAGAAGATGCTCAAAGATCCAAGGAGGCTGTATGCACCTGGCCGCCTCTATCATATTGTTGAGAGAAAACCTTGCAGGTAGTGTCGTGCATTTGAAATATACTTTGGCAGATATCTGCTCAACTAAATCCAGAAACTTAGATTTCAATTCATAGTCACGAGATTCCTTTGCTATTCTTGCACTTGTCATCATACAATGTCTCTATATTCAGTTGTAATCTAACATATAGTATTATAAATGCATTTCTATTAGGGATGTAATACAATGTCACACGGTGTCGGTGGGATTTGCCACATCAACCTTCAAATAAAGCTTCAGTTTAGTAGATTTATTTCTGTTCAGGGAGTAGTGAGTTGGTAACTGTTAATCTTATGGTGTTAAAAGTACCTGCTATCTATATATTTTTGCTTGCAGGTTAGGAAGGTTTCCCCCAGTTGTCAAGACAGCAGTGCCCGTAGATGGGAGGTTTGAGCACATAGTTCTCTCTTGCAATGCCACTTCAGATCATGCCATCATTTggatagagagagaagctcaaAGGGCACTAGATGTAAGTcttattaaaagatttaaagAGTGTGATTTTGCTTTCACTGGAAACAACTCTGCAGTTCGCTATAAGTTGTTGAAACTAAAATCCTACTTTGGTGTCTCAATTTACCGATTTTCAGTTAATGTTGGAGAAAGCTCAAAGTATGGAGATTCCACCAAAGCAAAGAATGGAGCGGCAGGAGACAGTAGCGAAAGAACACACCGAGGAGTATAAGGCTGCATTACAGAGGGCTGTCACATTGGCCGTGCCTCACGCGTACTCACCATCACCATACGGAACTTTTGATGAGCGGGAAGAGGAGGAGCACTCAAGCGGGGAATCGTCTTTCGGTTCAACTAAGAAAAGCAAGACATTTGTAGAgcggttttgatttttgaagcGAATAcactgaaaagaaaaaggagaggtGATATTTGTTGTTGTTCATATGATTGATTGCTTTTGTCGATAAGTAGTGACCCGATCATATTACATAGAGACAACTTTGAGTTCGCAACAAAACTGCAAATCATTGATTCCTTTTGTACCATTTTGTTCTTCAGCCCAAACGTAGTGTTTAAAAGTTGAATAAAAAGAGATAAATGGCAAGAATGATATTCTTGTTACATTTCTTTCAACAAAGAACTAACAATACCGGACCTATTAGTCAGAACAGAAACATCAAgagcttgaaaatgcagaaatatCAGAGAACAATCGACACACATACAACACCAACTGAAATTATGCATTGAACGAtatgtttcaaactttcaaagaaGTTGCATTTTTGttatagggtgaacaaagtatttAATAGGGTGAAAATAGACGCAACCTATTATTAACCGTGGCATTATATTGGGCATATGGGCTTGGTAAGCCCAAGGCATTGTAGCTGCTTCAACCGAAAAGAAAGAAGGCTTTGGCTCTCTGGGTGCGGTGGTAGTTTCAGAGCGGAAGTAAAGCAGTCGGATCACCCGCCCCATAATATGGAAGGTACCACTCTCATGCTTCATCTTCTTTTTCAGAGTTGGTTAATATGAAAATCTTCCtgaaattttcttcttcttcttcttgttctgaaTCTTCAATGGCTTCTTCGCTTCTCTCAATCTTTCTTCTTTTGCCGATCTTCTCCATCTCCTCCTGCTCTGCCGAAACGTAAGAAATTCCTTcccaattttccttttttttgcaTTTGCCGTTATTGCAGATTTTGTTAGTAAATTTTACATTTACTACTTTCCTAATTCTCTCATTTCGACTATTGTAAATGTTTAGCCATCCTGGGTTGAATTTCGGGGTGTTGATGATTCCCTTTGTTTGAATATGCATGTGTTTTATGATTAATAGTGTGGATTGAGTTAACATCTAGCTTGTTAAGTTTATTAGTGGTGCTTGAGTGATATGTGTGTATATCTGTATATGTTTCATTGAATTTGTTATGAATTGTTGACACTAGCGAAAGTTTATACTTGAACTACGGTTTGGTGATCTTTTGTGTTGCCACAAATTGCTACAGTAGCAGGAAGGAGTTAAGGAGTAAGGAATTCAACCAGGAAGCATTGATACAGTTGGGTCACTCGGTTGATTACAACAGAATTGACCCGTCAAGGGTTGTTCATCTTTCTTGGCGACCAAGGTCAGGTACATTGATGAATTTCTTATATGATGAGTTTCTTATGAAGTTTTCAGTTCGACAAATGGGTATATGTCATGTGGTATTAAGAATCTGACTCCACCCTTCTTGCATTAAATAGGGTGTTTCTGTACAAAGGATTCCTATCGGATGAGGAGTGTGACCACCTTATTTCTTTGGTATATTGCTGACTTCTTCATTACCGACTATCAGTATATTGATTGCTAAAGATTGCCTATTAGATCTAAACTTTTGGTTTGGGCGTAGGCAAATGGTGGAGAAGAGAAGTCTTCGACAGAATATGATGAAGCTGGAAACAGCAACACAAATAGGATGCTTAAAAGTTTAGACCTTCCCTTGAGCATGGGGGTAAGTTTTCGTGTTTTGCTTGCTCGTTATTGTAATTTGGTTTCAGAATACACTAGGTACAACTGCCTTTTGAAGTGTGTGCTATGAATCATTTTATGCCAGTGCTTGTTCCAAAATCATTTCTAGAATTGATTCCCTTTTGGTTTCTAGGATGGTATAGTTTCAAAGATTGAGGAAAAGATCTCGGCCTGGACTTTCCTTCCTAAAGGTATCTTCCCTCAGTGTTGCTGGCTTGTTGTGGTATTATTCTACTTTTGGAACTGGATGATTTGCTTTAAATGTGGCTTACATATAATTGTTACATGATTGTCCTTTCAGAGAACAGCAGAGCTTTACAGGTTTTGCATTACGACCTTGAGGAGGCAGAGAagatttacaattattttggCAACAAATCCACATTGGAACAAAGTGAGCCCTTGTTAGCAACAGTTATTCTTTATCTCTCAAACGTCACTCGTGGTGGTGAGATTCTACTCCCGGAGTCAGAGGTGagacagaatctagccaagctttACTTATATGCACGCGTACAGGCTTGGAATTTAGTGTCGTAAGCTAACAACAGGTGAACTTGCAACTATTGCAGCTGAAGAGCAATGCCCAGTCTGGTTGTGGAAAGAGTAGCAGTATCTTGAAACCAACCAAAGGAAACGCAATTCTGTTTTTCAATCTCCATCCTAATGGATCTCCCGACAAGAGCAGTTCCCATGCCCGATGCCCCATACTCGAAGGTGAAATGTGGTGCGCCACAAAGTTCCTTCATGTGAAAGCCATTCCTCAGGAAAATTCCTCCTCCAATTCTGATAGCAGCGATTGCACTGATGAAGACGATAGCTGTCCCAGGTGGGCAGACATTGGGGAGTGTCAAAGGAACCCTGTATTCATGATTGGCTCCGATGATTACTACGGTACATGCAGGAAGAGTTGTAATGCATGCTGATGGCTAAAAGTAAAATTTTCATAGTGAATTTTACCTCGACAACATTTGTTAACAACTGTTTAACACAATCTATATCGATGAATAATGCTTTCAACTTTGATATCTTTCTTCTTATTTACTTTCAGTGTTTCAATTCAGATACAAAATACAGCAAACAATTAATTACTGCCTGCAAGGGTAAAATAATTAGCAGGTAAAAAAACCCAGATGGGTAAATGTTCTTATTATTCAAGTAAGTGAAAGATgaacatcaaaatcaaaattgatctTAAGGTACAGACTCTACGGATGGGCTTGGTTTCTTCACAGCACAAGAAGACTTGAAGGCATCGATCTGTGATTGGCACTTGACGTAGTCGCCCTTGTTCTCCTCCAAGCATTTCTTCAGGGCCTCAACGTCGCACGCAGacaatatcttcttcttctcgctGTTCTTCGTCTCCGACGCCTTGTCGTCCATTGTTTCCGATAGGTGCAAAGCTTGAAGAAACTTGCAGAATGAGAGCGAGACTAAACGCAGTGGACGAAGGTTTGTTAAGGAGGCACCGACCAAACGCAGCGTTTTCGTTTTTGTGCTTTTTTGGGCCGTTTATTAGAATGGTTTGATTATTTGGGCTTAGGGAAACAGTTTGAGAGACTGTTCGTATCGGGCCAACGTCAATTTGTTATAATAAATTGGGCCATGTCTTGACTCAAACACGAACATGGCTTGTGAATTGTTCCATTTAGCCATTTTAGTAACTTTTTTATGAGACAAAGTTACTACGAATGTGACTAAAACCATCGTGTTACCATGTCAGTGTCGGGTCAAGTGAATGACAGAATTGGAACAAACCACAATCCATTTCTAAGGCCAAAATTATCACCCCTAAACTCTAAGTGAGTGAAATTTGGCTTGATGTAATACCGTTATCTTGATTTCTCCACTTCAGCAAAGTCGTACTAAACACGTATCCAAACTGGGTGAGTCAAACTTGACCTGATGAGATACTGTTATCTTTAATTCATTCACTTCAATAAACACGTATCTAAGCCCTCGATTTATAAAAGCCCAACAAACCACAAAAATTATCACCCCTAACGATGTGTTGTGCTGGCCCATTTATGATTCATGTCCTTTTCTGGGAGAAAGGGGGGAGCGTGCCACGTAAGCTAAAATTTGAAATAGCCCTCTCAATTCCTCAAATGCTAACGGCTACCAAAACCAGCCCCAAAATTTAACCCATCAAATCCCAACTGGCAATTCCCAATTGCTCTGATAAACTCAGACTCACTCCgataaatctctctctctctcaaattcgaAGCTTTCAGATCTCGAATTTGAACCCTAATTCTTTCTTAGAGCTAATTTTACATGGCTTCCAACAACCCCGACCTCACCAAAACCCCTAAACGCCGCTCCAACACATCGCGAAAGGTCCGACTCGTGGCGAAGATCGGCGGCGTTGCAGATCCGGCGGCCGAGGCTTCCGGTGGAGTGTCGTGGATCTCGGTGAACAAGCCCGCCGGAGAGGCGTCGGACAGTGTCACTCTCTCCTTCAGAGACCAATCAGCGAGGTATGTGAATtttccgggtcgggtcgggttttGATTATTGGATTTTGTTCTTGATTTGAGCTCAGGATCATTATTGTTCAAAGATTGCGGCAGAGTGTGTGTTTAAATCAGAAATGGTGGATTTTAGATGGGATTATGTGCTCTTTTAGTTACGGAGGACCAAATTGAACCAGAAGTAGTGAATTTTGGATAGTTTATAATGGATTATGTGCTCTTCTGATAGAAATGGAGGACCTGATTAGTCCAGTCGAATAAGGCGAATGCAGTTAGTTTGGTTTAATTGAATTGAGGTGTTGTAAATTTGAGGAATAAACAAGGAACTGTGATAAgcttaaattttctttcttttatgtaTAATTTAGTGATAGGTTATTAGATTTTGGTGGATAAGATTGCGTTTTTGTCTTGCAGCCGTAAAGAGTCTTATGAATTGGACAATTGCTATGACCAAAATGAGGATAATGGCCTAATTTTTTCGAGAGAAGTAAAGCCTTTAATTCCTGGAGTTCTTGAGGGCTGTAATGCCACTGTCATTGCTTTGGGAGCTAGAGGGAGTGGAAAGACTAGCTTAATTCAGGTATTCTCCCAAGGATCGGCTTTGACTCTATTTTCGTAGGAAATAGCTTTTGCGATAGTGAAGTAAACTGTTAAATCAATTGCTTTTGAAGGGTTCGAGTGAGAAACCAGGTTTGGCAACAATGGCAACCAATGAAATTATTTCAGTGGCTGAGAAAAACGGATGTTCAATTACTATATCCTCATATGAGGTTTATCAGGACCACATTTATGATATATTGGATCCATCACGCCCAGAAGTTTTGGTTCTGGGAGACACTCAAGGAAACATTCGGCTTAAAGGACTTTCTCAGGCAAGTTGTTTTGGTACTTTCAGTATATAGTATTTGAGTTGATTTGCATTGATGTAAATTATTCCTCACATATCATCTCATCTCTGTCCAGGTGCCTGTAAAGTCCATGTTGGAATTTAGCAAACTGTATGTTAGTGGGGGTACTTCCCGTAAACCAGCACCAAAGGGACCAGCTGAACTTTCTCGTAGGTGCCACAAGGGATTGATAGTATATGTATCATCTCAAAGAGAAAATTCAGATACCCTTCAAGTCAGCAAGTTAAACTTTATTGACTTAGCAGGTTGTATATCTTAAAACTCAGGCTGATAAGTTTTTGagttgtttttgggtttt
This portion of the Rosa chinensis cultivar Old Blush chromosome 1, RchiOBHm-V2, whole genome shotgun sequence genome encodes:
- the LOC112196929 gene encoding probable prolyl 4-hydroxylase 12 isoform X3, with product MKIFLKFSSSSSCSESSMASSLLSIFLLLPIFSISSCSAETKELRSKEFNQEALIQLGHSVDYNRIDPSRVVHLSWRPRVFLYKGFLSDEECDHLISLANGGEEKSSTEYDEAGNSNTNRMLKSLDLPLSMGDGIVSKIEEKISAWTFLPKENSRALQVLHYDLEEAEKIYNYFGNKSTLEQSEPLLATVILYLSNVTRGGEILLPESELKSNAQSGCGKSSSILKPTKGNAILFFNLHPNGSPDKSSSHARCPILEGEMWCATKFLHVKAIPQENSSSNSDSSDCTDEDDSCPRWADIGECQRNPVFMIGSDDYYGTCRKSCNAC
- the LOC112196929 gene encoding probable prolyl 4-hydroxylase 12 isoform X2, producing MKIFLKFSSSSSCSESSMASSLLSIFLLLPIFSISSCSAETRKELRSKEFNQEALIQLGHSVDYNRIDPSRVVHLSWRPRVFLYKGFLSDEECDHLISLANGGEEKSSTEYDEAGNSNTNRMLKSLDLPLSMGDGIVSKIEEKISAWTFLPKENSRALQVLHYDLEEAEKIYNYFGNKSTLEQSEPLLATVILYLSNVTRGGEILLPESELKSNAQSGCGKSSSILKPTKGNAILFFNLHPNGSPDKSSSHARCPILEGEMWCATKFLHVKAIPQENSSSNSDSSDCTDEDDSCPRWADIGECQRNPVFMIGSDDYYGTCRKSCNAC
- the LOC112196929 gene encoding probable prolyl 4-hydroxylase 12 isoform X1 gives rise to the protein MKIFLKFSSSSSCSESSMASSLLSIFLLLPIFSISSCSAETSRKELRSKEFNQEALIQLGHSVDYNRIDPSRVVHLSWRPRVFLYKGFLSDEECDHLISLANGGEEKSSTEYDEAGNSNTNRMLKSLDLPLSMGDGIVSKIEEKISAWTFLPKENSRALQVLHYDLEEAEKIYNYFGNKSTLEQSEPLLATVILYLSNVTRGGEILLPESELKSNAQSGCGKSSSILKPTKGNAILFFNLHPNGSPDKSSSHARCPILEGEMWCATKFLHVKAIPQENSSSNSDSSDCTDEDDSCPRWADIGECQRNPVFMIGSDDYYGTCRKSCNAC